The bacterium genome has a segment encoding these proteins:
- a CDS encoding glucose 1-dehydrogenase, with product MRKHVAVMTGGAQGIGKALAHRFLLDGFAVVIADVDEEAGRETEAEYTGLGAIRFVKANVASEPDVVRLVADTLAAFNGVNVLINNAAIGCNEPVTELSLTDWDRVIGVNLTGPFLCAKHFAPSLRQRHGAIINIASTRALMSEPNTEAYSASKGGIMALTHALAASLAPDVRVNCISPGWIETGAWRKAKERTTPVHSEADKKQHWVGRVGQPEDISSLAAYLASAQSGFITGSNMVVDGGMTHKMIYV from the coding sequence CACGTGGCAGTCATGACCGGCGGGGCGCAAGGGATTGGCAAGGCCTTGGCCCACCGCTTCCTGTTGGACGGCTTTGCGGTGGTGATTGCCGATGTCGATGAGGAAGCCGGCCGTGAAACGGAAGCTGAGTATACCGGGCTAGGTGCCATTCGTTTTGTCAAAGCCAATGTCGCGTCCGAACCTGATGTCGTGCGCCTTGTGGCTGACACACTGGCGGCTTTCAATGGGGTGAACGTGCTGATCAATAATGCCGCGATTGGGTGTAATGAGCCTGTGACAGAGCTCAGCCTGACCGATTGGGATCGTGTAATCGGGGTTAACTTAACGGGCCCGTTCCTTTGCGCTAAACATTTTGCGCCTTCCCTGCGCCAGAGACATGGTGCCATCATTAACATTGCCTCCACCCGCGCGTTGATGTCAGAACCCAATACGGAAGCCTATTCTGCAAGTAAGGGTGGCATCATGGCGTTGACCCATGCGCTGGCCGCGAGTCTTGCACCGGATGTCCGCGTGAATTGCATTAGTCCCGGCTGGATTGAAACAGGGGCCTGGCGTAAGGCGAAAGAACGGACCACACCTGTCCATAGTGAGGCCGATAAGAAGCAGCATTGGGTGGGGCGGGTTGGCCAACCCGAGGACATTTCCAGCCTTGCCGCGTATCTCGCTTCTGCCCAAAGCGGATTCATCACAGGCAGTAATATGGT